The following is a genomic window from Hydrogenobaculum sp. Y04AAS1.
TTCTATATAAAATCTTCATATTAAAAAATAAATATTAAATTACTGATATGATTACATATCATAATATAACTCTTTCAAGAGTGTTTGGGTCTATAAAATAATTTTCTTTTATTTTAAATACCTTATGTTCTTTACCGGTATCTTCTGTTATAACATCGTAAGATGTAAGCTCTATTTCTAAGCTTTTCGCAAAATCCAAGATATCTTGAGGCAAAGAAAGTATTTCTAAATTTGAAAACTTGGATCTCAAAACATCTATAAAAACATTTACAACATCTTCTTTAGCAATATTTATATTTTCATCTTTAATCGTGGTAATATGCTCTTTTAAAATTGTTTTAAAACGATGTTTATCTTTTACATAGGATATTATATTTGCCATCGTATCAAAATCAAAATCCATAAGTATGTTTCCTACAAACACAAGCATATTTTCAATATCCCCAGCCCCTTGACCAGATATTTTTTTATCGTTTACAACTATATCTGCTATAGCTCTATAAAAAGCGTTTATACCCAAAGACTTATAAACTTCTATTATGATATTTGAAAAATACTTGTAAACATCCTCCATTTTAAAAGGGATTGTTTTGTTGCTTTTAGAAAAAATAAATTGATAAAAAACTTGGCCTGGATGAAGAAGCACAGTTCCCCCACCGGTATATCTTCTTATGATTGGTATGTTGTGGGTTTTGCAGCAATTAAAATCTAAAAAACGATTCGCGTTGTCAAAATATCCAAGACTAACACAAGTATCAGATGGTTCTGTTATAACAATACATTCTATTTGTTTTTTTGCTAATGCATGAAACAAAGCCACGGACGTAGTAGCTTTTAAATATGGTACTACAAATACTATCAAATATCTTTTACCATCCTTACCCAAAAGTTGTATTGGCCGTCTTTTCTAAAACCAAATTTTTCGTAGAACTTCATAGCTTTTTCGTTTTTATCTCCTACCCAAAGCTCTATAAGGTCTAGATTTCTTTGCTTAAAATACTCTATAGCCTTTTCCATCAACATTGATCCTACACCTTTATTAAAATAATCTGAGTCTACAAATATTTCGTGTATTGCTCCCACCACCTTGTTGTATTTTTTACTATACCAATTACCATCTATAGCCATAAAACCCACAATTTTATCACCGTCTTTTACTACGAAAAGCCCAGCTACGTCTCTTCTTAAAAGCCAGTTTATATAGACTTTTACGTCCTCTTCGTGAGTATATGAATATTCTTCTAAATTTTTGTAACTTTTAAGATATAGTTTTGCTACTTCGTCTATGTCTTTTACATCAAAAGAATGTATTTCCATTCAATGTTATATTCTAACCACTACACAGGTAATGGCTTCTTTCACTCCCTCTAACGTATGAATCTTTGTAATCACAAGTCTTCCAAGCTCATCCTGATTTTTAAGCTCTGCAAATACGATTATGTCGTAAGGGCCTGTTACCACGTCTGCCGTTCTTATGCCGTCAAAAGTAGAAAGTGCTATCATAATAGAAGGTATCTCTTTTGGCTCCGCTTTTATCATAATATAGGCTTTTATAGAGCTTTCCGACTCTAACTCCATCAATTCTGTGATGGATACTGGAAACGCCTTATCGTTCAACAAATCCATAATCTATCTCCTTTGCCTTAAATTTTATACCTAAAAGCTCAAAAACTAAAGGTGTATACTCTTTGTTTTCCCTAATTAGTTTTATTGCTCTATACACTATTTTTTTACAATCTTTTGAGCCATTTTTAGTATAATCTAACATATTTATAATTATAGGCTCTAACTCAAGATTTTCAAGCCATTTATAAAATTTATCAGCTTCGTCCAATATTATAAATTCACCTTTTTTAGCCTCTTGAATCCTATTTGATAAGTTGTTTTCTACTACTTCTTTTAAATCATCTACATTGTATAAAAAAACGCTATCCAAATCAGCACAAGATGGTTCTATATTTCTTGGCACAGATATATCTATTAAAAATATAGGCTTATAGTACCTTTTTTTCATAGCCTTTGATACAACGTCTTTTGTAATAACATATCCTTGGGCACCGGTAGAAACTAAAACTACATCAAACTCGTATAAAAACTGTTCTATCTCATCAAATCTTATTACATTAGCCTTGATCTTCTCTGCCAAACTTACCGCCCTTTCATAAGTCCTATTTGATATATATATGCTAGCTCCAGAGCGTTGAAGGTATATAGCTGCAAGCTCCCCCATCTCTCCAGCACCTATCAAAAGTACCTTGTGGTTTTTAAGCTCACCAAAAATACGTTTTGCCAGCTCTACCGCAGCATAACTAACAGATACCGCACTTTTGCTTATACCGGTTTCGTATCTTACCCTTTTAGAAGCATGTAGAGCGTTTTGGCATAGCCTATTCATAACTTTGCCAGTGGTTCCTGAAGCTTTTGCCTTAAAAAACGCCTCTTTGAACTGCGCTACTATTTGAGGCTCTCCTATAACCATAGAATCAAGACCAGAGGCAACTTTAAATATATGAGCTACAGCCTCTTTTCCAGCTTTTAAGAAAAGATGAGAGTTATCAACAGACTGGTTTTTTATTTCGGCGTATCTTCTAAAAGCATCTAAAACAAATTTTTCGTTGGAAGCATAAGCATATAGCTCAAGTCTATTGCAAGTAGACAAAAGCATAAACTCTTTAACGTTGGTAGAAGCCTTTAATATGTGTAAAATAGAATCTAGCTCTGAAGTGTCGCAACTTAATTTTTCCCTAAGTTCTACGGCAGCTGTTTTATAGTTAAGTCCTACAGCATATATATCACCTGCCATTTACATTCAAAATATCCTTTATGTAATCTAATACCTTATCTATTGGAACATCAACGGCTTTTAAAGTATGCCTATCTACCACTTCCACAAGACCATCTTTTGCCTTTTTACCCACTACTATCCTATAAGGTATACCTATTAAATCTGCATCGTTAAACTTAACTCCAGGTGATACATCCCTATCGTCAAAAAGCACTTCTATACCCTCTTGTGTTAGGCTTTTATAAAGATGCTCTGATGTGCTATATTGAATATCGTCTGAAGTATTTACACAACTAATAAGCACTTGAAATGGAGCCACAGGCAACGGCCACTTTATACCCTTTTCATCGTGATACTGTTCTACCAAAGCTGCTATAAGCCTTGATATACCTATACCATAACATCCCATTACAACAGGTTTTTCTACACCGTCTTTATCTGTAAAAAACGCCTTCATAGGCAAAGAGTATCTGGTACCAAGTAAAAATGTATGTCCAAGCTCCAATCCTTGAGCCACCTTCAAAGGACTGCCACATTCTGGGCAAGGGTCATTTTCTTCTACTTGGGCTACATCTACAAAGTTTTCAAAATCAATATTTGCATTTTTATAATGATAATGAGGCTTGTTGAAGGCCACTACCATATTTGAAGCGTTGTATAAAGAGTTATCCACTATTATCTCTATATCTTTACCTTCCACAAAAGGACCTATAAAACCTTTTTCGGTATTTAAAAGCCTCAAAACCTCATCATCTTCTGCTAATCTAAACTCATCTGTACCAAAAAGTCTTTCAAGTTTTTTCTCATCTATCTTCTTATCCCCTCTTATAAGCACCATAATAGGTTTATCTTCTTTTATATAAAGCACAGATTTTATAATTTTGCTTTTAGCTACATTTAAAAATGAAGAGAGTTCTTCGATGGTTTTAATGTTTGGAGTATATACCTCTTCTAAAACTAACGGTGGTTCTTTTTCTACGTTTGGTTTTTTTAATTCCACTATCTCGGTGTTGGCCGCATAGCCACAGTTTTCACAATAAGCTATCAGCGCTTCGCCATATTTTGTAATAGCCACAAACTCATGAGAGCTTTTTCCACCTATTTGACCAACATCAGCTTTTACCATCAATATATTTAAATTTAGTCTTTTAAAGATGTTTTTGTATGCTTTTACCATGATATCGTAAGAGTTCTTGGCACTTTCTTCGTCTGTATCAAAAGAATATGCATCTTTCATAATAAATTCTCTTCCTCTTATAAGCCCATAACGAGGTCTTTTCTCATCTCTAAACTTTGTATGTATCTGATATAGGTTTAAAGGAAGTTGTTTGTAAGATCTTACGGTTTTTCTTACCAAATCTGTAATCTCCTCTTCATGGGTAGGACCAAGACAGTAATCTCTATCGGATCTATCTTTTAGCTTAAAAAGTTCGTTGCCGTAATAATCCCATCTTCCGGTTTCTTTCCAAAGCTCCGCTGGATTTAATATAGTAAGTAGTAGCTCCTGAGCCCCAGCTTTATCCATCTCATCTCTTACTATATTTTCTATTTTCTTAAGCACTCTAAAGGCTATGGGTGTAAGCTCGTATATACCAGAAGCCACTTGCTTTATAAAACCTGCTTTTGTAAGAAATCTATGAGAAGCTGCCTCTGTTTCAGAGGGTTCTTCTTTTGTGGTGTATAAAAAATATCTACTCCATCTCATTCTATTTATTATATATTAAAAGCTATATCAAGAAGATATTTTATATTTATATGGGGATGGAGGGACTTGAACCCTCACGGGATTGCTCCCTGCGGATTTTAAGTCCGCTGCGTCTGCCATTTCGCCACATCCCCGCGACTAATTATATTATATCACAACATTTAAACTTTTAACTGAGTTAAAACATACTCTATCATATCTATTCTAAAATCTTGTCTGTAGTAGTTTAATACTATATTTCTTAGTTCTTTTATCAAAGATTCTCTTTCTTCTTCATGGGAAAGATAATAATCTATCTTTTTAATGGCATCTTCGATATTTGTATAAGTGATTTCTTTGTAATGCTCTTTGAATAGTATCATCGCTTCTTCTTTGTAATCCACAATAGGCAAGCTATGATATATTGGTGGTTCGTATATCATATCATGTACAGCACTAAAACCTTGGGAGTGTATATAAAATGTGATCTTTGAAGAAGATATTAGATATTTTAGCCTTGAATAGGGTATTTTTACAATATCTGTTGTGAAAAATCTATCCTTGTAATAATCTTTCAATGCGTTTGTAGCATAAGCCCTTACATAAGACATAACACTCGTTGATATATCAAAAAATTCTTGGTTAAAAAATCCGTCTTCTATACAAGGTATATCAAGACATTTTCTTATATCAGATACATCCTTTTTATAACACTCTATATAAGAAGCGTATTTTTTGTAAAAATCTTCGTTTGGTTTATGAAGACTTCCGGGGAAAATAACATCAAATATTTTTTCTTCTTTTGGTATATCATCATCCTGGGTGGATAAGTTTAGATTGCTCATAATAAAGCCGTTTGAGTTCCACCAATAGGCTTTTATACCAAGGGTTCTAAAGCACTCTGTTAAAAATTTATCGTGATGGATTATGGCAAACTTATGCTTGTATTTTCTTAGTATCTCAAGCCCTTCTCTTGTTAGATGAGCACGTCCCAAAAAAGGATGATCCACTTTTAAAGCTATTATCGGAACATCAAAGTTTTTAAACCAAAAATCTCTTGTCCTATAATCCCAAGAGGTTTCATTTCTCATGAAAAATAGATCGCCGTAAAATCCAAAAAACATAAAATCTGGATTAAAAGCCTTTACTTCATTTTTAAGCCTATCAAGGTTTAGAGGTATATCTTTTCTTAAAACCCCCACCGTATAGCCTTTTGATGCAAAAAGCTCCGGATAGTTTGATATAAGCTCCCAGTGATCTGTGATAAGCACCTTGCCTTTTGGACCTTTGGCGTAGATCTCTATGTAAGGCTCATTTTCTGAAAGCCTATTTGTCATATGAAACTTAAACACAGATTTTTCATACATATTCCACTTTGAGTAGTCTATTGACCTTTGGGAGTTTTGGTGTATGGGAAAAGAGCTTCCATATATGTATGTACCGTATTTGGCTTTTAGCTTATAAAAATTCTCATGCTCAAAAAGAGATAAGCTTATGCCGGTTGATAAAGTAAGTATATTTGAGAAAAACTCCCCAAAGTACTCGCTATTTTGAGAAAGCTCATTGGAACTATATAAAAACAAATCCTTTCCAAGGTGTTTGAACAAGTTTATAAAAGCTTTTGGTGTAAGAGAAGATTTAAAAGATGATTTGTATCTTCCAAGCGTATTTAGGATGCTTTCTTTGTTTGGAGCTCCTATTAGTATGTGTTTGTCTTTGAAGATTTTTAGCAATCCTGTATCGATAGTTCTTATATCTGGTATAAGCACAATATCTATATCACTAAGTACATCTTCTATAGCCCCATCGTAATATTTTGTTCCAAAGAGCACAAAACCTATTTTCTTCAGTTCTTCATCTTCTTCAACATTTACAGTCTCATAACCAAGATAGTTTAAAAGATGGGATATCTCTCCGTTAAAAGCCCTGTAAACAAGGACACTCCCCTTTAGTTTTGAGGCTTTTAGTATATAAGCAATATCAATATTGTGCATTTTATCAAGCATACTAAGAGCAATAGGATCTTTGTAAAAGCTAAAAAACCCCAATATACCCCAATCCGATAAACCTTTTTCTACAAAAAAAGGTTCTTTTTTAGAAAAGATGATGCTTTTACAAGCACTACACTCTCTATATTCATCAGCATTTAATACATCCAAAAGGTACATAGGTGCTTTTTCAAGGCAGTATTTACAAGTGTCTTCTTTTACAAGTTCTTTGTTTGATTTTTCTATGGCATCTTGTATAATTTGATCTGGTATAGATTCTATATCCATGCAAGGGTTTAGATTAGAACCTCTAACTTTTGCTTCAACACAAACCCCTTCTGATATCCTCATGCAAGGACTTGAACACAAAGCCCCTACAAAGGGTATCTCCATACACTTCACATAAGAGATTTCACCAAAAACTTTTTTATCAAACCCACCCACCATAAAAACACAAGGGGTTTTGTTTACATGGCATATATAAGCCACTGCTGGATGCGTGGTAATGATAACTTTTGAGCTTTTAAGAGCATCAAAGATTTTATTTAAACTGGATTTGGTAAATATATTTTGAGGTATGGTGATAGATTTTTCTATATTCGAAGTATTTTTTATATTGGCTTTGTAAAAACCTTGAGAGTTTATAAAAGTGCTAAAAACACTTGGTTTATGCTCTAAAAATGGCTCTAAAGTGATAGCCTCCACATCAAAAAACCGTTCAAAATAAGATATCCTATTTGAAGTATCAAACTCATAAGAGGTCAAGTCTTCTTCAAAAAGCACATAAAAAACATCGTAAGAGAGTATATCATCTAAAGAAGGTATATCTTTTAAAGTATTTATACCAAAACCCACATATATATCTTTGTTTGAAAACGGATAAACATCCACCTGAGATTCTTTTTCTATAGCTTTTAGTATTGGCATTAAACATACACTGCTAAAAGCATCCAAATCAGCAAGCACCAAAACCTTTTTGGGCTTTTTATCCAAGTAAGACAGATTAAGATGCTTAAGATAGCTTTTTCTTATAGACAAAAGCTCTTTTTCTTCTACAATCTCAAATAAAACCTTTGCAAGAAAATCAGGCACCAATACCGGATAATCTGGTATTTCGATAAACTCTTCTTTATAATCTATGTTTGTTCTTGAATGTAGTTTTATAGCTTTCATGAAGATATATTATAAACCAAGATTGATAGTCAAATTGTATAAGTTCACTACATCGTGAAGAATATATCTGTGTTAGTAAGTAAAATTATAAAAGCATGCAATTTTCAATCAGAAGAGACATAAAATTTTACATGATAATGTTTATCATATTCTAAGTTTATGCCTTTTACTACAATCTTTAAAGCTTTTATTTTTAGTAAATTATTTGTTTCTCCGTTCATTAGATTATTTAAATCATTTTGATTTGTAATAAGATATTTTATAAACAAATGATCTCTATAAACCATAGGGACTACGCGAAGAGGTCCAGCTACCGCATTGTTCGAAGCTTGAATATATATATATATGGCAAAGGGGTTTGTATAGAGTATCTATAATATGTGATAAAAGAGTATTTTTAAATTCAATATCCATAAACTCAGCGTTTTGAGGTACTTTAACCCATTGATTAAACTCAGCTCTTATAGTTGATATCGGAAACAAATTTAAATTATTGCACGAGTTTTTTCTTGTAAACAGACTATACGGGTTCCCTGGGATTTTTAGTTTATAGCATGATAAAATTGCATCAAAAGTATATGGTTCAGAGAATAGTGGATATCTACCATCTATGTCCTGAAATGAATAAATTATATTTTGTAAATTATTGTTATTTAAAATCTGTTTAGCGTTCTGCTCATCAAGATATGGGGTATATGCAGAATATGTCTGTGGAATGACCTCGGGAATGAATTTAAAGTGATAACCCTGTGCCATCATAAGGTTCCATGCAATAATCGTAACTGGATTATTAGCCACAGCTTGAACAATTGATGGTGGAAGCTGAGACTGACTACGTATTGCATTATCGGTAAATTGCTGATATTGCGTTCTTGCATGTTTGGAAGAAATAAGTTCTAAGAACTGTATAAAATTATAAGGCGGCAAAATATTGATTGCACCACCAATAATATTGAAACAGAATATTAAAATAAAAATCAGATTGAGAAAATTGCTTGAAAATTCTAGTTTTGAGTAAATCAATATAGTAAAAGCTATCACAGTCAAAGAAACTGTGAAAAAATATAAAGCATGGCCACCTATTAAACCAGGATCATGTCTAATGAACCCTTCTTTAAAAGAAAGAAACAATATTAAAAAAAGTAAAATAAGCTGGGAGAATAGGACTTTTTGTTTTTTCTTGTAAGAGATTAAAATTAAATATAGAAAATATAAGATTGTAATTATCGCTACAAATGTTTGAACATGGTTACCGTTCAAGTACATTGCTTGAGCGTATCCTTTTATAATTTCATACACTCCTACAAG
Proteins encoded in this region:
- a CDS encoding biotin/lipoate A/B protein ligase family protein, whose product is MIVFVVPYLKATTSVALFHALAKKQIECIVITEPSDTCVSLGYFDNANRFLDFNCCKTHNIPIIRRYTGGGTVLLHPGQVFYQFIFSKSNKTIPFKMEDVYKYFSNIIIEVYKSLGINAFYRAIADIVVNDKKISGQGAGDIENMLVFVGNILMDFDFDTMANIISYVKDKHRFKTILKEHITTIKDENINIAKEDVVNVFIDVLRSKFSNLEILSLPQDILDFAKSLEIELTSYDVITEDTGKEHKVFKIKENYFIDPNTLERVIL
- a CDS encoding GNAT family N-acetyltransferase → MEIHSFDVKDIDEVAKLYLKSYKNLEEYSYTHEEDVKVYINWLLRRDVAGLFVVKDGDKIVGFMAIDGNWYSKKYNKVVGAIHEIFVDSDYFNKGVGSMLMEKAIEYFKQRNLDLIELWVGDKNEKAMKFYEKFGFRKDGQYNFWVRMVKDI
- a CDS encoding Lrp/AsnC ligand binding domain-containing protein yields the protein MDLLNDKAFPVSITELMELESESSIKAYIMIKAEPKEIPSIMIALSTFDGIRTADVVTGPYDIIVFAELKNQDELGRLVITKIHTLEGVKEAITCVVVRI
- the hemA gene encoding glutamyl-tRNA reductase encodes the protein MAGDIYAVGLNYKTAAVELREKLSCDTSELDSILHILKASTNVKEFMLLSTCNRLELYAYASNEKFVLDAFRRYAEIKNQSVDNSHLFLKAGKEAVAHIFKVASGLDSMVIGEPQIVAQFKEAFFKAKASGTTGKVMNRLCQNALHASKRVRYETGISKSAVSVSYAAVELAKRIFGELKNHKVLLIGAGEMGELAAIYLQRSGASIYISNRTYERAVSLAEKIKANVIRFDEIEQFLYEFDVVLVSTGAQGYVITKDVVSKAMKKRYYKPIFLIDISVPRNIEPSCADLDSVFLYNVDDLKEVVENNLSNRIQEAKKGEFIILDEADKFYKWLENLELEPIIINMLDYTKNGSKDCKKIVYRAIKLIRENKEYTPLVFELLGIKFKAKEIDYGFVER
- a CDS encoding proline--tRNA ligase — translated: MRWSRYFLYTTKEEPSETEAASHRFLTKAGFIKQVASGIYELTPIAFRVLKKIENIVRDEMDKAGAQELLLTILNPAELWKETGRWDYYGNELFKLKDRSDRDYCLGPTHEEEITDLVRKTVRSYKQLPLNLYQIHTKFRDEKRPRYGLIRGREFIMKDAYSFDTDEESAKNSYDIMVKAYKNIFKRLNLNILMVKADVGQIGGKSSHEFVAITKYGEALIAYCENCGYAANTEIVELKKPNVEKEPPLVLEEVYTPNIKTIEELSSFLNVAKSKIIKSVLYIKEDKPIMVLIRGDKKIDEKKLERLFGTDEFRLAEDDEVLRLLNTEKGFIGPFVEGKDIEIIVDNSLYNASNMVVAFNKPHYHYKNANIDFENFVDVAQVEENDPCPECGSPLKVAQGLELGHTFLLGTRYSLPMKAFFTDKDGVEKPVVMGCYGIGISRLIAALVEQYHDEKGIKWPLPVAPFQVLISCVNTSDDIQYSTSEHLYKSLTQEGIEVLFDDRDVSPGVKFNDADLIGIPYRIVVGKKAKDGLVEVVDRHTLKAVDVPIDKVLDYIKDILNVNGR
- a CDS encoding glycosyltransferase; its protein translation is MKAIKLHSRTNIDYKEEFIEIPDYPVLVPDFLAKVLFEIVEEKELLSIRKSYLKHLNLSYLDKKPKKVLVLADLDAFSSVCLMPILKAIEKESQVDVYPFSNKDIYVGFGINTLKDIPSLDDILSYDVFYVLFEEDLTSYEFDTSNRISYFERFFDVEAITLEPFLEHKPSVFSTFINSQGFYKANIKNTSNIEKSITIPQNIFTKSSLNKIFDALKSSKVIITTHPAVAYICHVNKTPCVFMVGGFDKKVFGEISYVKCMEIPFVGALCSSPCMRISEGVCVEAKVRGSNLNPCMDIESIPDQIIQDAIEKSNKELVKEDTCKYCLEKAPMYLLDVLNADEYRECSACKSIIFSKKEPFFVEKGLSDWGILGFFSFYKDPIALSMLDKMHNIDIAYILKASKLKGSVLVYRAFNGEISHLLNYLGYETVNVEEDEELKKIGFVLFGTKYYDGAIEDVLSDIDIVLIPDIRTIDTGLLKIFKDKHILIGAPNKESILNTLGRYKSSFKSSLTPKAFINLFKHLGKDLFLYSSNELSQNSEYFGEFFSNILTLSTGISLSLFEHENFYKLKAKYGTYIYGSSFPIHQNSQRSIDYSKWNMYEKSVFKFHMTNRLSENEPYIEIYAKGPKGKVLITDHWELISNYPELFASKGYTVGVLRKDIPLNLDRLKNEVKAFNPDFMFFGFYGDLFFMRNETSWDYRTRDFWFKNFDVPIIALKVDHPFLGRAHLTREGLEILRKYKHKFAIIHHDKFLTECFRTLGIKAYWWNSNGFIMSNLNLSTQDDDIPKEEKIFDVIFPGSLHKPNEDFYKKYASYIECYKKDVSDIRKCLDIPCIEDGFFNQEFFDISTSVMSYVRAYATNALKDYYKDRFFTTDIVKIPYSRLKYLISSSKITFYIHSQGFSAVHDMIYEPPIYHSLPIVDYKEEAMILFKEHYKEITYTNIEDAIKKIDYYLSHEEERESLIKELRNIVLNYYRQDFRIDMIEYVLTQLKV